The Virgibacillus dokdonensis genome includes a window with the following:
- the radC gene encoding RadC family protein, whose amino-acid sequence MPIMIKDVPKDDRPRERLLKVGPGQVSNAELLAIILGSGTKSESVLSLSNRLLMHFEGLKLLNDATIEELIAIKGIGRAKGVLVLAAIELGKRMNGFQSGDRYVIRSPEDGADYIMEDMRVLNQEHFVALFLNTKNQVIHRQTIFIGSLNASIVHPREVFREAVKRSAASIIVAHNHPSGDPTPSREDIHVTRRLVESGKMIGIELMDHLIIGNRKFVSLKEKGYL is encoded by the coding sequence ATGCCTATTATGATCAAAGATGTACCTAAAGATGACCGCCCCAGAGAAAGGTTACTAAAGGTTGGCCCTGGACAGGTGTCAAATGCAGAATTATTGGCTATTATTCTTGGGAGTGGGACAAAATCAGAATCTGTACTTTCTTTATCTAATCGCCTATTGATGCATTTTGAAGGTTTAAAACTTTTAAATGATGCAACCATAGAAGAGTTAATAGCTATAAAAGGAATCGGCAGAGCTAAAGGTGTCCTCGTTTTAGCAGCCATTGAGTTGGGAAAGCGAATGAACGGTTTTCAATCAGGTGATCGTTATGTCATTCGGTCTCCTGAAGATGGCGCAGATTACATTATGGAAGATATGCGAGTATTAAACCAGGAACATTTTGTAGCACTATTTTTAAACACCAAAAATCAAGTTATTCACCGGCAAACGATTTTTATTGGCAGTTTAAACGCTTCTATTGTTCACCCTAGAGAAGTATTTCGTGAAGCTGTTAAACGTTCTGCCGCTTCCATAATTGTTGCTCATAACCATCCTTCAGGCGACCCAACACCTTCCCGGGAAGATATTCATGTAACCAGGAGATTAGTTGAGTCCGGAAAAATGATCGGGATTGAACTGATGGATCATTTAATTATAGGCAATCGTAAATTTGTTTCTTTAAAAGAAAAAGGTTACTTGTAA
- a CDS encoding rod shape-determining protein, which produces MGLFNFSQDLGIDLGTANTLVFVKGKDVVVSEPTVVAKNKNTGDIEAVGSAARNMIGRTPGNIVVIRPMKDGVIADYDTTATMMKYYINKAMKNRSYFAKKPNVMVCVPSGITMVEERAVIDATKQAGAKEAYPISEPFAAAIGADLPVWEPTGSMIIDIGGGTTEVAVISLGGVVTSRSVRTAGDNMDEAITQYIRKHYSLMIGERTAESIKLEIGTAGKVDVNEEIDIRGRDLLTGLPKTITVTAEEISVALKDTVDSIVEAVKNTLEKTPPELAADIMDRGVVLSGGGALLKNIDQVISDETKMPVFITENPLESVAIGTGKSLEYIHHFRSQPHVSSRHTVD; this is translated from the coding sequence TTGGGATTATTTAATTTTTCTCAGGATTTAGGAATAGATTTAGGTACAGCCAACACGCTTGTATTTGTTAAGGGCAAAGATGTTGTTGTTAGTGAGCCTACAGTGGTAGCCAAAAATAAAAACACTGGAGATATTGAAGCTGTAGGAAGCGCAGCGCGTAATATGATTGGACGAACTCCAGGAAATATTGTTGTCATTCGACCAATGAAAGACGGAGTAATTGCTGATTATGATACAACAGCTACCATGATGAAATATTATATTAATAAAGCAATGAAGAATAGATCTTATTTTGCAAAAAAACCAAATGTAATGGTATGTGTTCCTTCGGGCATTACGATGGTTGAAGAAAGAGCAGTTATTGATGCAACGAAACAAGCGGGCGCAAAGGAAGCTTATCCTATTTCCGAGCCTTTTGCAGCAGCTATTGGAGCAGACCTCCCTGTTTGGGAACCAACGGGGAGTATGATTATAGACATTGGTGGTGGCACAACGGAAGTTGCAGTTATTTCATTAGGTGGTGTCGTAACCAGCCGTTCTGTTCGAACAGCTGGTGATAACATGGATGAAGCCATTACTCAATATATTCGTAAGCATTATAGTTTAATGATCGGCGAACGAACAGCAGAATCCATTAAGTTGGAAATTGGTACAGCAGGGAAAGTGGATGTGAATGAAGAAATTGATATACGAGGAAGAGACCTTTTAACAGGTTTACCAAAAACAATTACCGTTACTGCAGAGGAAATTTCTGTAGCGTTAAAAGATACCGTAGACTCCATTGTGGAAGCTGTGAAAAATACACTAGAAAAAACCCCACCAGAGCTTGCAGCAGATATTATGGATAGGGGAGTCGTTTTATCTGGTGGAGGAGCTTTACTAAAAAATATTGATCAGGTTATAAGTGATGAAACCAAAATGCCTGTGTTTATTACGGAAAATCCACTGGAAAGTGTAGCGATTGGTACGGGTAAATCACTGGAATATATACACCACTTTCGATCCCAACCACATGTGTCATCACGTCATACTGTAGATTAA
- the mreC gene encoding rod shape-determining protein MreC, giving the protein MSFLRKKRLFILLIGFILLVALIGFSLRDREDLTIIEEIVNDTVGWAQSVVHAPVNWVTNVTRNIGDFKDTYEENKLLKQKLAEYKGLIYEVQELKEENEDLRNNLELTESDAIRKYNPIQATVISRSPERWLEQITINKGKDDGVKKNMAVITPEGMVGKVMTPSKHTSTVQLLTGFDQFNRISGEISRDKGDNIFGMIEGYDKKSKHLIFRIIEESQKDVKKDELIVSSGMGGVFPAGLPIGKVQEVVPDKYGLTKTALVKPSADMYELNQVIVVDRSVQTDEGQESEEEEE; this is encoded by the coding sequence ATGTCTTTTTTACGCAAAAAGCGATTGTTCATTCTATTAATTGGTTTTATACTGCTTGTAGCTTTAATAGGTTTCTCTTTAAGGGATCGAGAAGACCTAACAATAATAGAAGAAATAGTCAATGATACGGTCGGTTGGGCACAAAGCGTGGTTCATGCTCCAGTAAATTGGGTAACAAACGTTACTCGTAATATTGGAGATTTCAAGGATACGTATGAAGAAAATAAATTACTAAAACAAAAACTTGCTGAATATAAAGGGCTTATTTATGAAGTTCAAGAATTGAAAGAAGAAAATGAGGATTTAAGAAACAACCTTGAACTGACAGAATCGGATGCAATACGAAAATATAACCCTATACAAGCAACAGTAATTTCTAGATCGCCTGAAAGGTGGCTAGAACAAATTACGATCAATAAAGGGAAAGATGATGGAGTTAAAAAGAACATGGCAGTGATCACACCAGAGGGAATGGTTGGAAAGGTAATGACCCCATCAAAGCATACTTCTACCGTTCAACTACTTACAGGCTTTGACCAATTTAACCGGATTTCCGGGGAAATTTCTCGTGACAAGGGCGATAATATTTTTGGGATGATTGAAGGGTATGATAAAAAAAGTAAGCACCTCATATTCCGAATTATTGAAGAGTCTCAAAAAGACGTGAAGAAGGATGAATTAATTGTTAGCTCTGGAATGGGAGGCGTATTTCCAGCGGGGCTTCCGATTGGAAAAGTTCAAGAAGTAGTTCCTGACAAATATGGATTAACGAAAACTGCTTTAGTAAAACCATCTGCTGACATGTACGAATTAAACCAAGTAATTGTAGTCGATCGTTCTGTACAGACTGATGAAGGTCAGGAAAGTGAAGAGGAGGAGGAGTAA
- the mreD gene encoding rod shape-determining protein MreD: MKRAYLPLILLLILVLQGVSLELLPGNLLKSDWLIVSHWVFIFLVFIAVFYDNESTHYSVLYALIFGLLIDIVYTSTLGVYMFSYASTIYLIYGLKKLLHGNILVVALLGIVGLVVSDGMIYLIYSVVALTDMPWSMYLTNRLLPTIGSNLIFLFVLYPLFAKKLTNWGKDQITKGNSF, encoded by the coding sequence ATGAAGCGTGCCTATTTACCTCTTATCCTCCTACTTATTCTTGTTTTACAAGGAGTTTCTTTGGAATTACTGCCTGGAAACTTATTGAAATCAGATTGGCTGATTGTTTCCCATTGGGTGTTTATATTTCTTGTTTTTATCGCTGTATTCTATGACAATGAAAGCACCCACTATTCTGTTCTATACGCGTTAATCTTTGGTTTGCTAATTGATATAGTTTATACAAGTACACTAGGCGTTTATATGTTTTCGTACGCATCTACGATTTACTTGATTTATGGTCTGAAAAAATTACTGCACGGAAACATTCTTGTTGTAGCTTTGTTAGGTATTGTGGGATTAGTAGTGAGTGACGGGATGATTTATCTTATCTACTCTGTAGTCGCATTAACAGACATGCCGTGGAGTATGTATTTAACCAACCGATTATTGCCTACAATAGGGTCAAATTTAATTTTCTTATTCGTTTTATACCCGCTGTTTGCAAAAAAACTGACAAATTGGGGGAAAGATCAAATAACGAAAGGAAACTCATTTTGA
- the minC gene encoding septum site-determining protein MinC, whose amino-acid sequence MTQEKTQLITMKGTKDGLTLFIDDTCSFEEAMQELQYKMNESKPAHVEPVVAVRVKLGYRYLKHDQMIRLKEIITAENRFTIQIIESDVVPREEVRKWQENSEIKTMNQIVRSGQVLHITGDLLLIGDVNPGGKVTATGNIFVMGNLRGIAHAGIDGDKQAFIVASYMNPMQLRIAHYISRAPDYESDGVYMECGLVDEEKDKIIIDRLQVLSQKRREINRFERRMLNG is encoded by the coding sequence GTGACACAGGAAAAAACACAATTAATTACCATGAAAGGTACAAAAGACGGGCTCACATTATTTATTGACGATACCTGTTCGTTTGAAGAAGCCATGCAGGAATTGCAGTATAAAATGAACGAGAGCAAGCCTGCACATGTGGAGCCGGTTGTAGCTGTAAGAGTTAAATTAGGCTATCGGTACTTAAAGCATGATCAGATGATTCGATTAAAAGAAATTATAACAGCTGAAAACCGTTTTACCATTCAAATCATTGAATCTGATGTTGTTCCTCGTGAAGAAGTTCGTAAATGGCAGGAAAATAGTGAAATAAAAACGATGAATCAAATAGTTCGTTCTGGACAAGTCTTACATATAACTGGCGATTTATTATTAATTGGGGATGTAAATCCAGGTGGAAAGGTAACGGCTACAGGCAATATCTTTGTAATGGGAAACTTGCGCGGAATTGCACATGCAGGTATTGATGGAGATAAACAAGCATTTATAGTTGCATCTTATATGAACCCGATGCAACTAAGGATCGCACATTATATAAGTCGTGCTCCAGATTATGAATCTGACGGTGTGTATATGGAGTGTGGACTGGTCGATGAAGAAAAAGATAAAATAATCATTGATCGACTCCAAGTTCTTTCACAGAAGCGAAGAGAGATAAACAGGTTCGAAAGGAGAATGCTGAATGGGTGA
- the minD gene encoding septum site-determining protein MinD yields MGEAIVITSGKGGVGKTTTTANIGTALALMDKKVCLIDTDIGLRNLDVIMGLENRIIYDIVDVIEERCKLKQALIKDKRFDYLTLLPAAQTSDKTSVTSEGMQQIIYELKQEYDYIIIDCPAGIEQGFQNAIAGADKAIVVTTPEKSSVRDADRIIGLLEKEEMVESPRLIINRIRNHMMKNGDMLDIDEVLQILSVDLIGIVIDDDEVIKASNKGEPVAFKPTSKASIAYRNIARRILGETVPLQSLDTEKGMMQKLKQFLGMRS; encoded by the coding sequence ATGGGTGAAGCAATAGTTATTACTTCTGGAAAAGGCGGGGTCGGAAAAACGACAACTACTGCGAATATCGGTACAGCTTTAGCTTTAATGGATAAGAAAGTTTGTTTAATAGATACGGATATTGGGCTTAGAAATCTTGATGTCATTATGGGATTAGAAAACCGTATCATTTATGACATTGTAGATGTTATTGAAGAAAGGTGTAAGCTGAAACAAGCATTAATTAAAGACAAACGCTTTGATTATTTAACTTTGTTGCCAGCTGCACAAACAAGTGATAAGACATCTGTGACAAGTGAAGGAATGCAACAAATTATTTATGAGCTGAAACAAGAATATGATTACATTATTATAGATTGCCCGGCAGGAATCGAGCAAGGCTTTCAAAATGCAATTGCAGGTGCTGATAAAGCAATTGTGGTTACTACTCCAGAAAAATCGAGTGTGCGAGATGCTGATCGTATAATCGGATTATTGGAAAAAGAGGAAATGGTTGAATCTCCACGTTTAATTATTAACCGCATTCGAAATCATATGATGAAAAATGGAGATATGCTTGATATTGATGAAGTTTTACAAATTTTATCTGTAGATCTAATTGGTATTGTGATAGATGATGATGAAGTGATTAAAGCTTCCAATAAAGGCGAACCAGTTGCGTTTAAACCTACTTCTAAAGCCTCTATTGCTTATCGGAATATTGCTAGAAGAATCTTAGGCGAAACAGTCCCGTTGCAATCATTAGATACAGAAAAAGGTATGATGCAAAAGCTTAAGCAATTTTTAGGCATGCGTTCTTAA
- a CDS encoding M23 family metallopeptidase, whose product MSRGVKQVRQSIEQRKKTRNIISQNSASKSVVTPFVQEEEKHGFEPLYTATSSNGRQGKIVTGLLWKAILSAILFLTVAIIWQMESTRLQTAKSIISTALIEEFPFAKVNLWYQDTFGSPLAFMPDGAPKDQVVNENAPVIPVNGNVSESFQTNGTGIKISPNEKSDIMALEQGIVIFAGNDRQTNKTIVIQHPDDSITTYGELSNIDVHLYEHVAKKQPIGQFVPTENNQAVYFSIEKDNQYIDPVQVIKVDDVE is encoded by the coding sequence ATGAGTAGAGGAGTTAAGCAAGTACGTCAATCTATTGAACAAAGAAAAAAAACACGTAACATTATTTCACAGAATAGCGCATCAAAATCTGTCGTTACACCATTTGTGCAAGAGGAGGAAAAGCATGGGTTTGAACCGCTCTATACTGCAACATCAAGTAATGGGCGACAAGGAAAAATAGTAACAGGACTTTTATGGAAAGCAATTCTTTCCGCTATCTTATTTTTGACGGTTGCAATTATTTGGCAGATGGAATCAACTCGACTACAAACCGCTAAATCCATTATAAGCACTGCCCTTATAGAGGAATTCCCATTTGCTAAAGTAAATCTATGGTATCAAGATACATTTGGTAGTCCACTTGCTTTCATGCCGGACGGAGCTCCAAAAGATCAGGTCGTAAATGAGAATGCTCCAGTAATTCCAGTAAACGGTAATGTTTCTGAATCTTTTCAAACGAACGGTACAGGAATAAAAATTTCACCTAATGAAAAATCAGATATAATGGCGTTGGAACAGGGGATTGTCATTTTTGCTGGAAACGATCGGCAAACAAATAAAACAATTGTCATTCAACATCCAGATGATAGTATTACCACGTACGGTGAATTAAGTAATATTGATGTTCACTTATACGAACATGTTGCTAAGAAGCAACCTATTGGCCAGTTTGTTCCGACTGAAAATAACCAAGCAGTTTATTTTTCTATTGAGAAGGATAATCAATATATAGACCCCGTTCAGGTGATAAAAGTTGACGATGTGGAATAG
- a CDS encoding M50 family metallopeptidase: MWNSLLPKIHFHPILLLFLLISFFTGTFMQLAILLFIVFFHELGHYIMALQFKWRIKKIMLWVFGGVMDTEEHGTRPVREEILVICAGPFQHIVLYVIALVAVDTGVISSSIFDTFMYYNTTIFIFNLLPVLPLDGGKLLQLIISTKWPYKTAYYRSIYFSLIACLFLLGTSLVIQPFTLSTFLLCLFLLFENKNEWKKRYYVFTRFLLKRFETRHNPICRTRSIRVKAEKSLLEVFSYFYRGWSHNIYIIYPNGSIKLMNEYDCLYWYFEAKRYKDTVGDLGDLTNNTK; this comes from the coding sequence ATGTGGAATAGTTTATTGCCAAAAATTCACTTCCATCCTATTTTACTGCTTTTTCTCCTGATTTCTTTTTTTACGGGTACATTTATGCAACTGGCTATTTTATTGTTTATTGTGTTTTTTCATGAATTAGGTCACTACATAATGGCATTACAATTTAAATGGCGTATAAAGAAAATTATGCTCTGGGTATTTGGTGGTGTCATGGACACAGAAGAGCATGGGACCAGACCTGTGAGAGAAGAGATTCTGGTCATTTGTGCCGGACCCTTTCAGCATATTGTATTATACGTTATTGCGCTGGTGGCAGTTGATACAGGGGTAATATCCTCATCCATATTTGATACTTTTATGTACTATAATACGACTATATTTATTTTTAATTTATTACCCGTATTACCTTTAGATGGAGGGAAATTACTTCAGCTTATCATATCAACAAAATGGCCATACAAAACGGCATACTATCGATCGATTTATTTCTCGTTGATTGCTTGTCTTTTTTTGCTTGGCACTTCTTTAGTTATCCAACCATTTACACTAAGTACTTTTTTGTTGTGCCTTTTCTTACTGTTTGAAAATAAAAATGAATGGAAAAAACGGTACTATGTATTTACAAGGTTCCTTCTTAAGCGTTTTGAAACAAGACATAATCCAATTTGCCGGACAAGATCTATTAGGGTGAAAGCAGAAAAATCGTTACTAGAAGTTTTTTCTTATTTTTACCGTGGATGGAGTCACAATATTTACATTATATACCCAAATGGCTCCATAAAGCTTATGAATGAATATGATTGCCTATATTGGTATTTTGAAGCTAAACGGTACAAAGATACAGTTGGTGACTTAGGTGATTTGACTAATAACACGAAGTAG
- the rplU gene encoding 50S ribosomal protein L21, which yields MYAIIETGGKQMKVEEGQEIFIEKVAADQDETVTFDKVLFVGGDDVKVGAPYVNGASVTAKVAKHGRQKKITVFKYKPKKNYHRKQGHRQPYTKLVIDKINA from the coding sequence ATGTATGCTATTATTGAAACTGGTGGCAAACAAATGAAAGTAGAAGAAGGTCAAGAAATCTTCATTGAAAAAGTTGCTGCTGATCAAGACGAGACGGTTACATTTGACAAAGTTCTTTTTGTTGGTGGAGATGATGTAAAAGTTGGTGCTCCATATGTAAATGGTGCATCGGTAACTGCTAAAGTTGCTAAACATGGTCGTCAAAAGAAGATTACTGTGTTTAAATATAAGCCAAAAAAGAATTATCATCGTAAGCAAGGTCATCGTCAGCCTTACACTAAATTAGTGATTGATAAAATCAACGCTTAG
- a CDS encoding ribosomal-processing cysteine protease Prp, producing MIQVIVFREDEQIRAFELSGHAESGPYGYDLVCAGVSAVSVGSINAVLALCEVDLDINQSDNGGYLHVTIPDYISSEEMRRVQLLFEGMLVSLSSIEQDYGQFITIQDK from the coding sequence ATGATACAAGTAATTGTTTTTCGTGAAGATGAACAAATAAGAGCATTTGAACTTTCCGGACATGCTGAAAGCGGTCCTTATGGATATGATTTAGTGTGTGCAGGAGTGTCTGCAGTATCCGTTGGTTCTATAAACGCAGTTCTGGCTTTATGTGAAGTGGATCTTGATATAAACCAAAGTGATAATGGCGGTTATCTTCATGTAACAATACCAGACTATATTTCTTCTGAAGAAATGCGTCGAGTTCAATTATTATTTGAAGGTATGCTTGTATCACTTTCGTCCATAGAACAGGATTATGGACAATTTATTACTATTCAAGATAAATAA
- the rpmA gene encoding 50S ribosomal protein L27 → MLRLDLQFFAQKKGAGSTKNGRDSESKRLGSKSADGQFVTGGSILYRQRGTKVYPGENVGRGGDDTLFSKIDGVVKFERYGRNRKKVSVYPVAKEA, encoded by the coding sequence ATGCTACGTCTAGATTTGCAGTTTTTCGCACAGAAAAAAGGTGCTGGTAGTACAAAAAACGGTCGTGATTCCGAATCCAAGCGGCTTGGTTCTAAAAGTGCTGATGGCCAATTTGTAACAGGTGGATCTATTCTTTACCGTCAACGTGGAACGAAGGTTTATCCTGGTGAGAACGTTGGTCGCGGTGGAGATGATACACTTTTTTCAAAAATCGATGGTGTTGTAAAGTTTGAACGTTACGGGCGTAATCGTAAAAAAGTAAGTGTATACCCTGTTGCTAAAGAAGCATAA
- a CDS encoding Spo0B domain-containing protein, with protein sequence MNAEEAVRFMQHYRHDLMNHLQIIHGYASMGNVKKIEEKIVDIIHCYNMERKLMHLQANEFCLWVMKHAYMYVDVKLEYDIHTEGKRVESIDQILTEQCEQFLAVVKKLKLKDEFITVHLVVKQEQKDWITMYFSVSEFFNHAQLKEQLHRLETHFPLTVMDNSDIVECSFSVPCN encoded by the coding sequence ATGAATGCAGAAGAAGCTGTTCGTTTCATGCAGCATTATCGGCATGACTTAATGAATCATTTACAAATAATTCACGGTTATGCTTCAATGGGCAATGTTAAAAAGATAGAAGAAAAGATAGTTGATATCATTCATTGTTATAATATGGAACGAAAATTAATGCACCTACAAGCAAATGAGTTTTGTTTATGGGTGATGAAGCACGCTTATATGTATGTGGATGTAAAATTAGAGTACGATATACATACGGAAGGAAAGCGGGTTGAAAGTATAGACCAAATATTAACGGAGCAATGTGAGCAATTTTTAGCTGTGGTAAAGAAGCTGAAGCTCAAAGATGAATTTATAACGGTTCATTTAGTTGTTAAGCAGGAACAGAAGGATTGGATAACAATGTATTTCTCAGTAAGTGAATTTTTTAATCATGCACAGTTAAAAGAACAACTGCATCGGTTGGAGACGCATTTTCCTTTAACTGTAATGGACAATAGTGACATTGTAGAATGCTCTTTTTCTGTTCCGTGTAATTGA
- the obgE gene encoding GTPase ObgE — MFVDQVSVYVKAGDGGNGLVAYRREKYVPKGGPAGGDGGNGADVKFKVDEGLNTLMDFRYNRHFKGKRGENGMSKNQHGKNAPHLVVPVPPGTTVIDESTGELIADLTEHNQEAVIAKGGRGGRGNSRFATPRNPAPDIAENGEPGQERQIKVELKLIADVGLIGFPSVGKSTFLSVVSAARPKIADYHFTTLAPNLGVVDTNDQRSFVMADLPGLIEGAHEGVGLGYQFLRHVERTRVLVHVIDMAATEGRNPYDDYVKINQELEQYDSKLMTRPQIIAANKMDMPGSKENLEVFKEKLQNKHPVYEISALTKDGVRDILFAIADKLEKIPKSAVDEEEAVPKEEKVIYRYHKEEDPFEITRDDDGAYVLSGHRIEKLFKMTDFNHDQAVQRFARQLRKMGVDDALRKRGAEDGDTVRILEFEFEFME; from the coding sequence ATGTTTGTAGATCAGGTAAGTGTTTATGTTAAAGCTGGTGATGGTGGTAATGGCCTTGTCGCATATCGTAGGGAAAAGTATGTACCTAAAGGCGGCCCTGCTGGAGGCGATGGTGGCAATGGAGCTGATGTTAAATTTAAAGTGGATGAAGGGCTGAACACTTTAATGGATTTTCGGTATAATCGCCATTTTAAAGGAAAACGTGGCGAAAATGGGATGAGCAAAAACCAACATGGAAAAAACGCCCCTCATTTAGTTGTTCCAGTACCACCTGGGACAACAGTAATAGATGAAAGCACCGGAGAATTAATTGCTGATTTAACGGAACATAATCAAGAAGCTGTGATTGCAAAAGGGGGTCGAGGCGGTAGAGGGAATTCACGCTTTGCAACTCCAAGAAATCCAGCGCCAGATATAGCAGAGAATGGCGAGCCAGGACAGGAAAGACAAATAAAGGTGGAATTAAAGCTAATCGCTGATGTCGGATTAATCGGTTTTCCTAGTGTTGGAAAATCTACCTTCTTATCTGTAGTAAGTGCTGCAAGACCTAAAATTGCAGATTATCATTTTACTACATTAGCTCCCAATTTAGGTGTTGTTGATACAAATGACCAGAGAAGCTTTGTTATGGCTGATCTTCCAGGTTTAATTGAAGGAGCACATGAAGGAGTAGGATTAGGTTACCAATTTCTGCGTCATGTAGAAAGAACGAGAGTACTTGTTCATGTCATTGATATGGCTGCAACAGAAGGTCGGAATCCTTATGATGATTATGTTAAAATTAATCAAGAACTAGAGCAGTATGATTCTAAATTGATGACACGACCCCAAATTATAGCGGCAAACAAGATGGATATGCCGGGTTCAAAAGAAAATTTGGAAGTTTTTAAGGAAAAGCTACAAAATAAACATCCTGTTTATGAAATATCTGCACTCACAAAAGATGGCGTTCGCGATATATTATTTGCGATTGCTGATAAATTAGAAAAAATACCAAAAAGTGCTGTGGATGAAGAAGAAGCTGTTCCAAAAGAAGAGAAAGTTATCTATCGTTATCATAAAGAAGAAGATCCGTTTGAAATTACGCGAGATGATGATGGTGCTTATGTATTATCTGGACATCGCATTGAAAAGTTATTTAAGATGACTGATTTTAACCACGATCAAGCTGTACAGCGGTTTGCACGTCAGCTAAGAAAAATGGGAGTTGATGATGCTTTAAGAAAACGAGGTGCAGAGGACGGAGATACGGTTCGTATATTAGAATTTGAGTTTGAATTTATGGAATAA
- the pheA gene encoding prephenate dehydratase: protein MTATIGYLGPKGTFTKLAVDKTFNGEVKHSYSTIPACIDAVNNGEINIGVVPLENAIEGTVQLTVDYLVHQVRLPIMAEIVVPIQQHLLVHTSFTGKMADIKEVHSHSHAIAQCHQYIHQHLPNATLHFTSSTGKAAELISERKGEPVAAIGNQLAANIYRLHTIQKNIHDFPNNHTRFIVLSKQQELVKIAHPVQSEKTTLLITLPSDFAGALHQVLSAFAWRKMNLSKIESRPMKTGLGNYFFIIDVNQPYDEVLFPGVKAELEALGCQVTVLGTYPVYQLDHL from the coding sequence GTGACAGCAACTATTGGCTATTTGGGACCAAAAGGTACGTTTACAAAACTAGCAGTGGACAAGACATTTAATGGCGAGGTAAAACATAGTTATTCTACAATACCAGCATGTATTGATGCAGTAAATAATGGGGAGATTAATATCGGTGTTGTACCATTAGAAAATGCTATAGAAGGCACGGTTCAATTGACCGTTGATTATTTAGTACATCAAGTACGTTTGCCGATTATGGCAGAAATTGTTGTTCCTATACAGCAACATCTTTTGGTGCACACTAGTTTCACCGGAAAAATGGCTGATATAAAGGAAGTGCACTCTCATAGTCATGCTATTGCACAATGTCATCAGTATATTCATCAACACTTACCAAATGCAACGCTTCATTTTACTTCATCTACAGGTAAAGCAGCAGAACTAATAAGTGAAAGAAAAGGAGAACCAGTAGCTGCAATTGGTAATCAATTAGCTGCTAATATATATCGACTCCATACAATACAGAAAAACATTCATGATTTTCCGAATAATCATACGAGGTTTATTGTGTTAAGTAAACAACAGGAATTGGTAAAAATAGCACATCCCGTTCAATCAGAGAAAACAACGCTATTAATTACACTCCCAAGCGATTTTGCAGGAGCATTACATCAAGTATTATCTGCTTTTGCATGGAGAAAAATGAATTTGTCTAAAATTGAATCTCGTCCCATGAAAACAGGGCTAGGTAATTATTTCTTTATTATTGATGTTAATCAACCTTATGATGAAGTTCTCTTCCCAGGTGTAAAAGCAGAATTAGAAGCATTAGGCTGTCAAGTGACCGTTTTAGGGACATATCCAGTATATCAATTGGATCATTTATAA